From one Triticum aestivum cultivar Chinese Spring chromosome 4B, IWGSC CS RefSeq v2.1, whole genome shotgun sequence genomic stretch:
- the LOC123094667 gene encoding uncharacterized protein: protein MKVVAPDAVWESFAERRNTDALIWRDKHFPYYDDLFALYEGRYAEGRNRRGMDYYADRDKEPSQTKFAESQGTNDYDGSPSPNINAADFPIEEEGEKDTSDFPQQQCPSRRSTQMNSQFVKTPEMCGARPTKRQKNSDFQEKYLKLKKEEIERFAAIEEKKLEDPYSISRCVTTLERLPGLQMADMVMAADIFKSKENRELFLSFSTDEPRLAWLKRQIGHI from the exons ATGAAAGTTGTTGCCCCAGATGCCGTTTGGGAATCATTTGCGGAGCGTCGTAACACGGATGCACTCATATGGAGAGACAAACACTTTCCATATTATGATGATTTATTTGCATTGTATGAAG GACGGTATGCTGAAGGAAGGAATAGGCGTGGCATGGACTATTATGCAGATAGGGATAAAGAACCATCACAAACCAAATTTGCAGAATCACAAGGGACCAATGATTATGATGGATCACCCTCACCTAATATAAATGCTGCTGATtttcccattgaagaagaaggtgAGAAAGACACTTCTGATTTTCCCCAGCAGCAATGCCCATCAAGGCGCTCCACACAAATGAATTCTCAGTTTGTGAAAACACCGGAAATGTGTGGAGCAAGACCCACAAAGAGGCAGAAAAATAGTGATTTTCAAGAGAAGTACTTGAAGCTCAAGAAAGAAGAAATTGAACGGTTTGCAGCTATTGAGGAGAAGAAGCTTGAGGATCCCTATAGCATCAGTAGGTGTGTCACAACACTTGAACGTCTACCTGGTCTACAAATGGCTGATATGGTGATGGCTGCTGATATCTTCAAAAGCAAGGAGAATAGAGAGCTTTTCCTATCATTTTCTACGGATGAACCAAGGTTAGCCTGGCTCAAAAGGCAGATTGGGCATATCTAA
- the LOC123090036 gene encoding putative nuclease HARBI1 — protein MDPSYHRRSQMEDEFMLFFFPTMEEGREKKPMHTSSLTGAAYVQEILNGHESLCRRHFRMEAYIFHALVEKLRENEILEDSTIVSLEEKVAIFLYAVAKNASNETLQDRFQHSGQTISRHFGDVLEAITKLASIYIRPPSLRPHPVLRRSHFHPYFNDCIGAIDGTHIPMTISPHEQEPYRNRKQTITQNVMVACDFDLRFVHVHPGWEGSASDARVLQDALNHGFQVPHGKYYIVDAGYANTPQFLAPYRGTRYHLQEQAQLHDGDVSWLNNDTPDIDPHLIVDVPTGDENYTSDVGAFNNTREAGNHLRDYIADKLWEDYIARRA, from the exons ATGGATCCAAGCTATCACAGGAGGTCACAGATGGAGGATGAATTCATGTTATTTTTCTTCCCTACcatggaagaaggaagggagaaaaAACCAATGCATACATCTAGTCTTACAGGAGCTGCTTATGTCCAGGAAATCTTAAATGGGCATGAAAGCTTATGCAGAAGGCATTTCAGAATGGAGGCTTACATCTTTCATGCTCTAGTTGAGAAGCTGCGTGAGAATGAAATACTTGAAGATTCTACAATAGTCTCCTTGGAAGAAAAGGTTGCCATATTTTTATATGCAGTTGCAAAAAATGCTAGTAATGAGACCTTGCAGGATAGGTTCCAGCACAGTGGGCAAACCATCAGTCGACACTTTGGAGATGTACTAGAGGCAATTACAAAGCTTGCAAGCATCTATATACGCCCACCTTCTCTTCGACCACATCCAGTCTTGAGGAGATCACATTTCCATCCCTACTTCAAT GATTGCATTGGTGCTATTGATGGTACACATATTCCAATGACTATCTCACCACATGAACAAGAGCCATATCGAAACAGAAAGCAAACAATCACACAAAATGTTATGGTTGCATGTGACTTTGATTTGAGGTTTGTGCATGTGCATCCTGGCTGGGAAGGATCAGCCTCGGATGCAAGGGTTCTCCAAGATGCACTTAACCATGGATTTCAGGTACCTCATGGTAAATATTATATTGTAGATGCGGGCTATGCAAACACACCACAATTTCTTGCCCCATACCGTGGAACTAGATACCATTTGCAAGAACAAGCACAA CTTCATGATGGAGATGTCTCATGGCTCAACAATGACACTCCAGATATTGACCCACATCTAATTGTGGACGTGCCCACGGGAGATGAAAACTACACTAGTGATGTTGGAGCATTCAATAACACAAGAGAAGCAGGAAACCACCTACGGGATTATATAGCAGATAAACTGTGGGAGGACTATATTGCAAGAAGAGCTTGA